TCAAAGCCTATTACAGAGGCACAATAGTTAAATCCACAATTGCTATGACATATATCCACAATCAGCTGCAGCATCCACCTTGTTGAGCTACAGCTCCATCTCTTCCGCCTGCCGGACCTTGGGTGCGTCCGTACCCAATTTTGATACCTGATGACTGCAATTTTGTCGAACACATCCTTTAGTCAGCTTTCCTATTAAACTAAATTGAGCAGGCTACATATATCAGATTTAGTCAGTCTTGATTCATAGTGGTGCTATAATGGTTGGATGTTTAGTAATCAAACTTAGTCTGCCTATCCGGGTCTTAGCCACGAGCCTACGATGAGAACTCAAAGGGTATTTATTTCTGTACCGTTTTCCTGTTTAAGACAATTTACTCCATAAAAATTGATCACACAGCAGGCAATCAGTCATACCCTACTTGAATGATGCAACACATCATCAATCAGTGACTAACCTCGTTGGATACATCAAAAACACCTTCCTGAATCTTCTGAAGTATCTTGGTTGCCGTGTTAGTGAAAGCCTAGACAGAAATTACAATAAGAAGAAAATGGAACCAGAATCACTATCATGCATATTGCGGAAGTAACATAATACAAGGGTTTTGAAGTACCTCTTCTACATTTTGTGCTGTTCTTGCAGATGCCTCCAAGAACAGAAGTCCATTTTCTTTTGCAAACTGCTCTCCTTCCTCTTTGCTTACTGCTCTCCTATGACCAAgatcacttttatttcctacaAGTATGATAGTCATATTTGGATTTGCATGCTGCCGAGCATCTTCAAGCCAGCTTGCTAGGTGATTAAAAGTCTCCCTCCTAGGAAGTAGTAGTTTGTATTATATAAGTATTTGAATGGAATACTATAGTAAAGGAAACGGAAAGTATGGTTAGGAAACGGAAAGTATAGTTAGGAAACGGAAATTGAATTTCGAGAATGCATGAAATCAACAGAAGAAGAATTTCAATATAACTCTCAAGTTATCCTCGATAGGCCAAGTAGCATATATCCCTGAAAATGTTAACACACATATGATCTAGTGATTGATCCAGATGAGGAAATTGGAACTACAATGTGTGTGCAGCCAAACATAATTTACTCTTAACCTACTGCACAGTATAAGCTAGCATGAACATGATCGGATATAGTGCTAATAAACAAGATACAGAGCCGGCTCTACCTGGTGATGTCGTAAACCAAAAGTGCACCAGCTGCCCCTCGGTAATACGATCGAGTGATTGACCTGAATGACTCTTGACCAGCCTGAACAAAGACTTACACAAATGAGGAGATTTCTAAGAAAGCCAGAGTCACAAATCAGAAACACACACATCTCTATATTTACATCTCAACAAACACTCGCATGAACCTCTCTGTAATAACACATCAATCAACTCATTCGTGTATATGAAAATGAACTTAATCAAGTTAGGGCACGAACACAAATAAAACGAAATTGAATCAGAAAAGCAAATGTGAGAGGAGGAGAAGTGTTACAGTGTCCCAAATCTGAAGCTTAATCGGGCGGGCGTCGATAGTAACCATCCGAGCACCGAATTCAACTCCGATTGTGAGATCATGCACTGGCTGGAACCTCTTATCAGTGAACTGAAGAAGCAAACACGATTTGCCCACACCTACAGATGCATCAAAATCCAAATTGAGCTAGGGTTAAACGAAATTGGGGGAAAACACAGAAGCAGATGATGGAGTAAAGCTAGCTACCTGTGTCGCCGATGATTATGTATTTGAAGAGGTAGTCGTACGACATTCTTCTACAACGGCGGCGACGCTGCGGATTGTGGAGCGTAGGAGTAGTATTCTTTTCCTTAGCGTCGGATTTATGTGGATTCCGTGAAGCAATCAACAACGACTCTTTTGTTAAGGAAGAAGCTATAAATttggagaagaaaaaaaagaaaagaaatttagagTCGATTTTTGAATATTCAACGCAATGGATGATGAAcatccaaaaatataaaaataggtaATGATTTTCACagataaattgaaattttacatttaattaGAGCCCAGAGGATTGTAATTTAATATCCATGAAATATATTTAGAGAATGTATGTCCAAGTACATATGGGAATAATTTAGATTTATTATATATGAGCATGAATAATACtatcattataataatattaaaattgtaGTCTCTTTATTCTTATTCGATAcaaaattaatgcataattagtagaaagaatgaatagttaaagtagtgttaataAATAGTAAGACTCAcgttattgttgttgttgttattaGTATTTAATGGCAAAACTAGATCCTTCACTGCTTTAATGTTAAAAATTTCAAAGACAAGTTTATTTTAGTTAGTAATGAAccagtgttttaaaaatcggagcGGACCGGCCGGTCCGACCGGTCTGACCGCGAACCAGTAGATAATCCGGTCCGGTTTACCTATTTAGATCAGTGTGAGGCTGAGCCACCGAGAACCGTTTGAACCGGCCGGTTGGACCGGTCTGGCCGgaaaccggaaaccggtttttactttttgtgttcaaaattttaaaaacttgttGTTGGAAGGGCTTGAACTCATGACATCCACTCCAATTAACAAGAGCTTAACCACTCCACCACAAGCCCCACATGGAAAAATAAGAACATTAAACAATGTTATACatagaatattaatatttttatttaaaccaactaataattcatttattttatatttttatgtaattatttattatgatacatataattatcatcctttaaATTTTATCTATACTTTCCTAGTTACTATATTATTACTATAACACTTATTACTATCGTTATATTATACAGTAAGATTCgattttttcaatatatttatttattatagtttattatttactaaatatatatttttatagcgtatatttaatttatgtagtCTAACTATTGATATTAAAGTATTCTTTTGTTTAAACTAACTAATAATTTGTATTCGATTATTCCACCACAtacattttttttgaattaatataaatttggtttatttttatatgtaaaatatttaatttttattcacaCTAACtaacaatttatatattttattatattcactaaattttaatgttttatatttgtatatatactaATTATTTGTAAGATTGAATGTTTTTGTGATACATTattgattatattttattatttattatattgaacactatattttacattataaattgaattatacATATTTGTAACAGTAAAACGGTCCGACCAGTGATTAAACCGGCCCGACCGGTTGAACCATGAACCAATAGCTTCACCGATTCGCTTACCGGTCCGGTTTTAAAACATTGTCGTGAACCAATGTTAGATAGTCATGTTGgtcaattaaaaatatcaatttagGTAGGTGCATCCAACAGTGAATCTTCTATATACAAAATGAATTTAGACCTAAACTTAATCCGTCAATCGTGACTACTATTATACTACGTTATTAATCTATCCTAAATTTTCTTTTACTTCGGAGTACTATGTCCTCTCTTAATAATTTGATCACCTACTTCtaactttttcttttattttattattaatttcaaaagactcaattctttaattaaatagtactagtattttttaagaataatCTGTATTTCTCCTGCTTTatcctttatttattttattatatactttattagtatgtgatttaaaaattttatttgacttagagcatctccagaaCTCCATTTCTACTAAACACAAACTCATTTTAGTATAACTATCACATCAATTTTACTTCAACCATttatactaaactcaaactttaaaaaatatgcTTATATTATGCCATTTTTGTTCACAAAATTTGTAAAagttttttgttttggtttagtgtaaacctaaaaTTAGGCATTTttcactcaaaaataaaaaaaaaagagattgaTTTTGAAGTACTATTGGAGCTAATTACATATctcattttagattttagtGTACCATTGGAGATGGTCTGAGTACAAATTTTGAGAAATTATTATACATAGGCAGAAAAAATTAGATGAAATATTAATCTCACTTtcggggtgttcggttggcaaaaTCATATGCATAATTAAATTTGTCTTATGTTTGGTTTATAAAATTGAATCTATTAACTTAATCCTAAATGAATAGTTCTCGTACTAAATAATCTCACGCCTTAATCATAGATTatatcttattattattttatgtattatatggagtaaaatatttacttaaatagaaaagaaaaaaacaaagaagAATATCTGGTGTGAGGTTTGTTATCAAGCGCAAACCAATTTGTGCCATGGTTTGAAATTCTTATCTTcaacatctctctctctaagtTTGAAATGAGTTGTGCAACTGCTATCCACCTCAGATTGCTGGAATGCTGTTGCGCAGCAACTATCCCCATAGCTTCCATTTCTAAACCTCGGTGGCAAATCCAATTCCCTCAGCTCAAATCGAAGAATTCGCGTATCAGAATCGTCCCATTAGTCGCTGAGACCTCCGATTGTGATGAAGGCCTAGCTGCTAGTGCTACCGCCGTCGAATCGGAAATTGAGGAGGCGGCCAAGCTCTTCGTCGGAAATCTTCCTTACGACATTGACAGTGAGAAATTGGCTCAGCTTTTTGAtcaagctggagtggtcgaGATTTCTGAGGTATGTATTATTTTGCCTTTTTTCATTCAATCACTCAATTCGTTTTTTACCCGACTTGCATTTATGTTTGAAAAAACTTATCCAAATTTGATGGAAAAACATTACTCCTATCCTATTAGTGTAAAATTGAGCTGAATTCACTATTCGTaagggaaaaaaatgaaatggaaagaaTTCAACCTTTCTTCTCACTCAAGACGTCCATATTCTTGAGTGACGAGAGATTTTAGGAGAGGTTGATAGATGAATAACTATTCAGAGAAAAggtagttaaatattttaacgAGAGAtagatttattttcaaatataaaaagtgtacatcttgaatgagacaacCTATAAAGGAAATTCAGACATCTTGAATTGGACGAGGGAGTACAACTCTAATGTGGTACTCCATATGTAGGTCATTCTTATTATAGGTAATTCACATTGTGTTAATTCCATCAAAATAGGGGATTTGGGGTGTGAATGCATCTAATCAGGTGTTGCTAGTGTAGGTGATTTACAATAGGCAAACTGATCAAAGCCGGGGATTTGGATTTGTGACGATGAGCACGGTGGAACAAGCCGAGAAAGCTGTCGAGATGTTCAATGGCTATGTGAGTTCATTCATACCTAACTTCTACTTGCTATACTACTTACTCACTGCAGGCGAGAATCAAATGTTTTCATGGAGTCCAAATGTTCATTTAAGCTTGGCAAAACATCAtattctcacttacttttcttTGAGATTTCAGAATCAATTTCTATGTCGCTTACGAATTAGTATGTCTAACTAAATTAACCATTTTGGTATGGTATGGTATTGTATTTACTGATTTATCAAGAAATTCGTGAAGGTTTCGTACGTAGGGACTGTCGATGCCATGAAAATGTTGCCTCGGTCATGATTTGAGGATTTATTTGTTATTGTCAACAGATATGAAAATAGTTGTCTTGCCTCTGATAACACATTTTGTTCAGGATATAAACGGAAGACTATTGACCGTGAACAAGGCGGCTCCAAGAGGTTCTCAGCCGGAAAGGGTGGTCAGAACATACGAGCCTTCCTTCCGGATGTATGTTGGTAACTTGCCATGGCAGGTGGATAATGCTCGCCTGATGCAGCTCTTCAGCGAGCATGGCAAAGTCGTTGATGCCAGAGTGGTATTCGACAGGGAGACGGGAAGGTCCCGTGGATTCGGGTTTGTGACGATGTCGAGCGAGGAGGAACTGAATGATGCTATAGCTGCTCTTGATGGACAGAATTTGGATGGGCGTGCAATTAGAGTTAATGTTGCTGAGGAGAGACCGAGACGCACCTTCTAATCCTAATCCactatttatttatgtatttttttgtattagTAACATTGCCTTTTCACACATTTTCTCCATCTTCACCTCCAATTTTTGTTTTCAACTCTCATCATATTCTTGTCAGCTTACTTAAT
This sequence is a window from Salvia splendens isolate huo1 chromosome 5, SspV2, whole genome shotgun sequence. Protein-coding genes within it:
- the LOC121805461 gene encoding ras-related protein RABB1b gives rise to the protein MSYDYLFKYIIIGDTGVGKSCLLLQFTDKRFQPVHDLTIGVEFGARMVTIDARPIKLQIWDTAGQESFRSITRSYYRGAAGALLVYDITRRETFNHLASWLEDARQHANPNMTIILVGNKSDLGHRRAVSKEEGEQFAKENGLLFLEASARTAQNVEEAFTNTATKILQKIQEGVFDVSNESSGIKIGYGRTQGPAGGRDGAVAQQGGCCS
- the LOC121805459 gene encoding 28 kDa ribonucleoprotein, chloroplastic-like isoform X2; protein product: MMNIQKYKNRLLECCCAATIPIASISKPRWQIQFPQLKSKNSRIRIVPLVAETSDCDEGLAASATAVESEIEEAAKLFVGNLPYDIDSEKLAQLFDQAGVVEISEVIYNRQTDQSRGFGFVTMSTVEQAEKAVEMFNGYDINGRLLTVNKAAPRGSQPERVVRTYEPSFRMYVGNLPWQVDNARLMQLFSEHGKVVDARVVFDRETGRSRGFGFVTMSSEEELNDAIAALDGQNLDGRAIRVNVAEERPRRTF
- the LOC121805459 gene encoding 28 kDa ribonucleoprotein, chloroplastic-like isoform X1, producing MSCATAIHLRLLECCCAATIPIASISKPRWQIQFPQLKSKNSRIRIVPLVAETSDCDEGLAASATAVESEIEEAAKLFVGNLPYDIDSEKLAQLFDQAGVVEISEVIYNRQTDQSRGFGFVTMSTVEQAEKAVEMFNGYDINGRLLTVNKAAPRGSQPERVVRTYEPSFRMYVGNLPWQVDNARLMQLFSEHGKVVDARVVFDRETGRSRGFGFVTMSSEEELNDAIAALDGQNLDGRAIRVNVAEERPRRTF